tttagcaaactaacatctcaagtataagagactcgattttgttGTGCTAAATCGAGTATAttgaacttgagttccatgtgcTTGTAGAGCTAAGGTGGAAAATTATCCACATGGAACttgagtctttaagactcgagttccctAAAGCACCAAATTCTCCAACAAACCCAGAGAGAGAAACAATGACGCATCATCAAACCAAAGACCCAgacaagaaaaacaacaaaacatcATCAAACCCAAAGACccagagaagaaaatgaaggaattAGAGGAAAACCGTCACCTGGAGCTTCACTATTGCCGCCTCCTAGAACCTTCACTGTCGCTGCTTGGGTTCAATCTGAGCCGAACACGGTTTGGGTTCATGGGGTTTGCCTATTTCATGGTTTCTGTTTGAGTTTGATCTCTCCAGTTTGTTCCTTCTTAGTGGTTTGTTGTTTCTTCATGTTTCTATTTGGGTTTCTTCTTCGTGGTTTCTAGTTTAGGTTTCTTCTTTGTGtttcttttggtttgtttttcttcttcgtGTTTCTGTCTAGGTTTCTTCtttgtggttttgtttgatctctttatggaactcgagtctttaaaGCTCAAGTTCTATGTGGATAATTTTCCACCATAACTCTGCCAGcacatgaaactcgagttcatTATACTCAATTTAGCACAACAAAATCAAGTCTTTTACACTTAAAATGTTAGTTTgttaaatagttttgaaaatgtgctaactaacgaaattgtttgagttttagtgtaattttgaaaaaaaaatcctctatCTGACCCAAACCTGTCGACTCTTATGAACCCAGGTGTCAGCAGCGGCAGCGACTCCAAGCAGCCATGGCAGCGGCAGCAACGAAGGCTCCAGCTTCTAGGCTGTGGCGGCGGCAACGATAGCAAAGGTTCCAAGCATCTAGGAATTGGTAGAAACACCATATTTTGATAGTAGTCTATCTCATTTATCATGGTTTCTTCACCCTGCGCCTAGTGTTATCCATGCTCAATCTCAATATTGTTCATTGTACATATGGCTCTGGCAATTGGCTTTTATATTTGCTGGGGATGCTTGGTATGGGTTCCATCTATTTATACTTCTCTGGGCATGTACTTAGTCAACCATCCTGTTAACCTCGAAACTTAGGTTTGGCCAATATCTTGGAACTTTGAAGCATACTTATGTTGGTTATCTTCTTTTGGCATTTGGATTTAAGCAATGTTGTAGTTTTGACAAGATGTTCACAATCTCCAACACAAAACACTTTCTATTTGCCAAAGTAAAAAGCACTCTTTTTTCTTGCACTCTACATATTGAACTTTTAGCCTTTGCTGTTGCCGCTGAGGCTGCTTGGAGCTGCCGCCACCACTTGGGTTCACAAGAGTCGATGGGTTAGGATTCGTGGGGTTTAGGATAGACAGATCTGTTCGTGCGGTTCCATGAGTtctgttttagattttagaatttgttttgAATGGTGCCGTTTAAGCTAGAGTAATGTGTTTTAAGTTTAGGCTTGAAACGACATAGTTTTGATGTGTACCAGCTCTTCACTTGGTCATCACTGAAATAATGTAGTTTTGGGGTTgatttggtaaaaataaaacacatcagCATAATGATGTGTTACTTAACCGCATAATTTAACTGTGGGGGGGTGAATTGCTAACGGAACCAAACTTTAGGAtataaaatcaagtttctaaaACTTTAGAGTGCAAAATCTAATCAACTCCAAATTTTagaggtgtaatttgcaatttatcttttttttttttaatcaagttggaagtaaattttgttgtgttgaCGAATTCAAATACTTTTCATGttaaaattagttatttttaatcaaaatcatAACTTGGGTTTTGTGTACTTGCAGTTGATGTCTCGAGAGGAAACAATAAAATGGTTTGAAATGTTGTCCGGCATAGGTCAATTTACTCCTACGCTTTCCCTCTTTGTTACAAACTCACTATCAAATTGCATAGTGATCTTTATTTATTACGTTCGTAAGAAGCAGGCATAGCATTTCTCAGCCATGTATCCATTTAATTTACTTATTTCAGCTTACCAGATGATAGAATAGAATATCCCCAAGCTCATACTAATtactttttacaaattgatagtAGTATCAAGTATCAACCTCCGTTGATGTCTCTCCCATTTAATTTATAGTATCaacattttcttaaatttttatgttattttaattgaaatatgTAACAGAAAATCTCAATTatgtataaattatttgataatatttatgatgaatctttttcttttttttttaattcctaatTCAAGAGGAAGAGAAATAAGGAGGGTATAGTAGGTGATGCTAGAGCTATGGTCCATGTTTCTATGCAAATGGAGGTCGATATCGTTCCTAATGTGACTATTTtttgggccaaaatgggcaaatgcccttttttcAGAAATTAAACATCTTTGTGCCCTCATTctgaaactaaatagggaaatgcccctcttttgtaactcgataattcgaaaatcgagttatatgaaATACTCGATACTCAGATAATCGAGTTATATACAGGTTTTTCCCGCACTGCTggcatttgttttttttgaatctCTACGTAACTCGATTTTTAAATAATCGAGTTAGTTATACTGTTATAAGCCCTGATTTCGTACTGTCTTTGTGTCAGGTGGAGTGTTTCAATGTAACTCGATTCATGTAATATCGAGTTATAAAGTATACTTGATATCCGTAAAGTCGAGTTATTCTCTTATAATTTCTGCACACCTTCTCCCACTCAGTGTGCCTTGCTCTCTGCTCAACTGAGGACGCTTTCTGCTGAACTGAGTTGGAACTCCTCCACGGATCAACAGCGGctttcttcaaactcaattgaaatttgtatCACCTCAGGTAAAAAATTCACATCACAATTTTAGGGcaatgttattttcatttgatattgtactaaattttgatttttttgggttgaatgaATGTGAAGTAAGTACATTGGTGtgattttggttatttgttgtaGTAAACGTTGGTGAGAAGAGAATGAAATAATTTCTTTACTATAGcaacattttgtattgcacaTAATCATCATTGGTCAGACATTTACAACAACATTTAGTGTTGAAGACAATGTGTAGACATTACCAACAATGTCTATTGTTTATGGTCAAATGTTGGTGTTAGTgttagtatttcatttttagcatGGAATAGTACACAATTTTATGAATGTCTTTGCTGTGTACCATTCTATGCAGGATTACATTATTTAGCAACAGTTGATATACACTGTTAACTTGATCATTTGGTGTTATTGTATTCAGTGTCAATGTCTGGTTCTGGCAACCCACAACTCTATAGGCCTCATGATGTGTTCACTGCTATGGGTCGTTGTTGGGTATTGGAAGATGAGTTCAACTATCCAATCAATCCGAATTTGCGAAATAGTGCTTACGTTCACAATACCATGAGACAGGAGTGGGCTTGGTTATTTCGTGAAcaacaaatgttttatgatgagttggttgGTTTTAAGTTGCCAGTGCCTCGGCGACTCGCATCACAAATGCCCAGAGACAGCATCGACGAACTTCGTAAAGCATTGAACcgcataagagaagaaaataatcgaaTGAAGATACGTCTTAATCGATATCGGACCCAAGTCGAGATTCGAGAGTCAGTGCAGGAAGGGTGGTACGAGCATGCACAGTTCATGCAATCACTTCTTGCTgatcccatttatcagtcaGACGTGGAGATGTCAGATGAAGAGTAATCGTGTTGTGTCGTGGTGTAATTAGATTTTGTTGGAGAACTATTTTGCTTAACTATGTGTTATATGTATGGTTGCATTTGTACTATGTAAACCTTATTATTGATTATGAGAAGCATGCACGTTATTCGTAATGTAGATTATTCTCACATAAGTCATAAAAGTCAAATATTCTCAcacatgatgtttttcaataagcACGTACGACATAAcacagaaaacataaaataacttACACTAACATTATTAACTTAACCATAGACATAACACACACAATGGCATTCATTCTAATAGGTAGTCCTCGTAGTTGAGGACATTGTTACGTTCTGCCGGAGTGAGTTGCCTGTTTGTTGCAACGGCTTGCTCCTCCGCCAATTGTATCATATGATACCTGGACCTACGAAGTATCATAagattgttctctttttttattttcgtcACTGCACGCTCATATTGGTGCATGTTTTGTCGTGGCAGTGTGAGCGAGCTACGCTCGACAAGAGGCGCTCCGATTTGCAGGAGATCATTGTGCAGAGCGTTGGACTCGTTCACGCGAAAGTCCCACTCCTGTTGCAATCCGGCATAGTATTCCCTCTCGTCAAAATCTCTTTGCGTTCTATAGTTATTTGGAAAACGAGGTAGCATCCAATTACGCATTGACATTGGAAAATGTGAGTTTAGATCGGTATGTGTAGAagttttgcaagggtagatgtaTGTAAATGGGACTTCGGTATGTGTAGatgttttgcaagggtagatgtaaatgggaCTTTATATAGGGGTTTTGCAAGGGCAAGTATTCAGGTGGATGTGAGTATAAGTATTCACGTGAATAAAGATTATATGAGTTGACAGTATATTGTTCAGTGGTGTCTGTTGGTGCATGTGATTCGTTGAGGTAGTTGTTTCATATGGCTATAGCTTGTGCTACAGTAGCGGGCTGGTGATGTGTACTGCAAAAGAGGTTGCGTATTTATTCACGTGAAGACTATTCAACATTAATgtgcttcatctgacatgaTTTGACGAGACAATGTTGAGCCCAtgttaaatgtatcataaacttCTCAGGAATGCTATAGGTACATCCTTTAAAAATGCTGCATTGCAAAAGGATGCATAGCTGTGTATTGACGTGCGTTTAGGTGATATGACTGGATAGGGTTCAACAGTGCAAAGCTATTGAGCAGCACTACGAACATCAATGTAGCAATAGGACCAATAACACTCGAAATTGATGCACAAAATTTTCTGCGTTGCTATGTGTATTGACGTGAGTGTGGATGGGTACTTCTGGTCAGGGTTCAACAATACTGAGCTATCCACCGTAGCTACAGTCATTGCTCCCTATGGTGGAATTTGGCAAGTATGATTGAAGAAAGCTGATAACAACATTAGGTTTTGTAATGGTTGGCAGGATTTCGCTGAATACCATTCTATCtgttatggttattttttagtcttcagatatgaaggaaattcaaTGAACGTACTGTTATATTTGATAAGACTGCCATTGAGATTCAATATCCACGTAGGAAGAATTGTAAATTGGAAGATCATCaggtaaaaatatcaaaaacttaGATGAAGATGATACAAACATTTCTTCCTTAATgtacaaacccataaaacatGAAGTCAGAGAAaagtttgttcttaaaaaattaccgattatgtccagaggaagagagagagagcaatccAAGCAGCCAaaaaattgaagcctaaaaatccttCTTTCATGGGTATCTCGTGGCCACATAATATGGTGAGCCTTTATACATAATGTGATTATGATGTTCTCTTAAATATGGCTTGGAAACATATATGGGAAGCAAGTATATTATTGGGAAGCAATTTGTCACACATCAATGTCTTGTGCTATTACCCTCCATCAAAACATATTAAGCAATGAGATTCGGGGAAGGCTGGGTTGCATTTTCGAAAgacaataatttagaaaaaaggaGATGTCACTGCCAATGAGGTGATCGAAAGGACTCCTGTTGTGATTAGTGTCTCAATATTTCACTTGGTTGACCATCAGAGTTTGGACAAGGAtaacttgtttaaaatttaaactagtgatgtttatgcttatatttAATTAGGGACTTTGATCACTACTATGGTTTATTTCTGATGGATGTGGTTTTAAGACTTTTCTCTGACCAGTTTGGTATCTCTTGTTCAAAACTATTCAGAATTCCTgtgcttcatctgacatgacTTGTTGAGACAATACGGAGCTGTGTTCAATGTATCATGAACTTTTCAGCCatgctctgcatccttgaaaacggtgcattgcaaAAGAAGGCATATCTGTGTATTGACAGGACAGGGTTGAACAGTGCGAAGCTGTTAAGCAGCACATGTAGCACTACGAACAACATCTGTGTACCAATGGTGGACAGCTCACACCCAAAATTGATGCATAGCCAATTCAGGGATGCTCTGCCTCTTCgaaaacggtgcattgcaaAGGGTTGCACATATGTGTATTCACGTGAGTGGGGATGGGTACGTGTGGTCAAGGTTCAATAGTTTCGAGATGTTGAGTATCACATGCAGAACTACATCAATCAAGTGTAGCAATGATGGACAGCTTACCCCCAAAAATTTGCTTACACTTTTGAAGGGtcctctgcatccttgaaaatagTGCATTGCAAAATGTTGCATATCTGTTTATTCACGTGAGCATGGATGATATGACTGGACAGGGTTCAATAGTGTCGAGTTGAGCAACACATGCAGAACTGCGAACATGACTTCGCCGAACAGTGCCGAGCTGTGTTAGCCTTTTCCAACCTCACTTGCCAAATGCGTTTTGAAAATACGAGCAGTGAGTGTAGCAACAGTAGAGAGTTTTATCCCCCTGTTTCCGTACAAACTTTTCAGGGAGTCTTTGCAGGTAGAAAACGTAGTTACATTTTCTCAACatcaatgtaaaattacatGAAGAAAACTATGCTTCCAAGTTTTACATCAATGGCTTCCGATCATCACAATTGCAATATTAGGGAGCTTCCAAGCAATGCTACAACAAACCAATAACTTGAATGAAACATTTGAAAGGCTGATCAGGCTTTTAGGCCTTTACCctatttttaagcaaaccaaATATCGTTGTGAGAGTGTGTTGGGTGAGCCATATGGATTTTCAGTGAGTGAGTGGTTAGTCTGGTTTGGACAAGTCTTTATGTAATGTATCTATATAAAGTAGGACACTATTACAACTAAGATACACAGATACGTGCATATTATATCGTGACTCAAACAACTCATATAACAgaattatttgtattattgaaTCATATGCGCGGTTGGTCTATGTGGTTTGGATCAGTCTGTatgtattgaatctattaaattttcctacaagtaatgtgcaataaatataatttggaGGCATTTCACTTCCTAAGGTTTTCCCTACATTACAAAGCAAAGGACATTGTTCGTCCATGACCCACATTACTTGaatgtagcaacaaagaacacgtatgaaaaaaatgagaaagtgatttcacataaacttagccaaaagtaataaacagttaatctttagagttgcaaaagttgaacatacataatcatcatttgtCACACATTAACAATAACATCACAGATTTCCCATAAtgtgtagacattaacaacaacgtctaatgttcgtaggtagaaatttttggaaatcatcattgcttgaatctgagaagtctGAAATATCTGTTTCATCATCTAACGtagtaatttcattaatagacttCATGGCTCGCTCTTGCGCCTTCCCCTTTAGATGCTTCCTAGCTTTTTGGATTGCGTGAAAACGATCTAGTCgcctttgcatttgattgttctcttGTTCAAGACGAGCAAGTATGTTGGCAGGTTCATCTCTAGGTAACTCGGCAGAGCGTGCCTTAGGAACTCGTAACCCGTGCCATCGACAATACACCTCTAACTCACACCTCTTCTTGTATAGGGTTGACCATGGTGGTTCTGCTATAGTGAACTCTATTGCGGTGGTAtctgtacttagttttgtaGGTTTGCCGACCATGATGTGTCCGACGCTTCCAAGACTCTCATACGtgtatattggcatattaacgaaatctctcttctttccaacCCATTTTCCTCCATAGTGGTCTGTGTATGTATGTAGTTGTTGATCTGTTGGAACTTGTGATAATGCATTTGTTGAAGTAGGTCCAAACTTGTTTCGCATTGTACGATTTGATGTTGAGGCATTGCGACTCATAGCTTAATCAATCTACGAAGTTAGCGGGGTAGAAAGTTAACATTATATCACTGGTGCATTTATAACCTGATTTCACGGTCCAGGCATTACAGTTTCACTTATTAGGGCTTGTCATGTCAAACCCTTCCGGAAAAACGCTATATGAACAGGATTTTAAATGTTCCTAATGTCACATCAAAGGTGGGCAGTAGTTGCAACAGTAGATGTAAATGAGACATCTGTGCATCCAATTTCACAATTCTGTATTCACGTGAGTGTGGGTGTGAAACAGTGTTGACCTGGGTATCCACATCGTGTAGAGCACCGAACATGACTTGACTAAGCAGCAGCGTCTGTTGGCGCATGTGCTGCGATTGAAGGAGTTTGATATGACTACAGTTGGTGCTACAGAAGCAGGCTGGTGATGTGTGTTTAGAGTTGGAACTTGGTCACCTTCAAACTTCGCTATATTAATTGTGTTTTGTCTTTCACCAGCAAGTTcgcaatattaatttattaattatgtttggtctttcacaaaataaattatgaagatCACAGTGTTTTCTGtgatttggtcattttgaatgTCTGTAAACATCATGGTGTGTAAATATGACGGTGTTCATTATCTTTGGTCATTAAACATTTACAGGTTAAAAGCATCACTTTGGTCTCAGAACCATCACTCTTACAAATTACGTAGCGCCATAGGCTGAAACACTGAAATTTCTCTTGTAATCGTAGCCAATTGATGTGAGACTGCATTTGAGGGAATA
The DNA window shown above is from Quercus lobata isolate SW786 chromosome 7, ValleyOak3.0 Primary Assembly, whole genome shotgun sequence and carries:
- the LOC115953858 gene encoding uncharacterized protein LOC115953858, translated to MSGSGNPQLYRPHDVFTAMGRCWVLEDEFNYPINPNLRNSAYVHNTMRQEWAWLFREQQMFYDELVGFKLPVPRRLASQMPRDSIDELRKALNRIREENNRMKIRLNRYRTQVEIRESVQEGWYEHAQFMQSLLADPIYQSDVEMSDEE